A portion of the Amia ocellicauda isolate fAmiCal2 chromosome 22, fAmiCal2.hap1, whole genome shotgun sequence genome contains these proteins:
- the LOC136717669 gene encoding claudin-like protein ZF-A89 — protein sequence MASAGLQILGIALAVIGWVGGIIICALPMWKVTAFIGSNIVTAQIIWEGLWMSCVVQSTGQMQCKIYDSMLALPQDLQAARALVVISVLVALCGILLSVAGGKCTNCVEDEDAKAKVAIASGVVFIVAGLLCLIPVCWSANTIIRDFYNPMLTDAQRRELGASLYIGWGAGGLLLLGGGLLCCQCPPREDRPYTGNFNATRAIPTIKNYV from the coding sequence ATGGCTTCCGCAGGCCTGCAGATATTGGGCATTGCGCTGGCAGTGATCGGGTGGGTGGGAGGCATCATCATCTGCGCCCTCCCCATGTGGAAAGTGACGGCTTTCATCGGGAGCAACATCGTCACGGCTCAGATCATCTGGGAAGGTCTGTGGATGAGCTGCGTGGTCCAGAGCACCGGGCAGATGCAGTGCAAGATCTACGACTCCATGCTGGCTCTTCCCCAGGACCTGCAGGCGGCCCGCGCCCTGGTGGTCATCTCCGTCCTGGTGGCCCTCTGCGGCATCCTGCTGTCGGTCGCCGGGGGGAAGTGCACCAACTGCGTGGAGGATGAAGACGCTAAAGCCAAGGTGGCCATCGCCTCGGGGGTGGTGTTCATCGTGGCTGGGCTCCTGTGCCTGATCCCCGTGTGCTGGTCGGCCAACACCATCATCAGGGACTTCTACAACCCCATGCTGACTGACGCCCAGAGACGGGAGCTGGGCGCCTCTCTGTACATCGGCTGGGGCGCCGGGGGTCTGCTGCTCCTGGGAGGGGGTCTGCTGTGCTGCCAGTGCCCCCCCAGAGAGGATCGTCCATACACTGGCAATTTTAACGCTACTAGGGCTATTCCCACGATAAAGAATTATGTGTGA
- the LOC136717889 gene encoding claudin-4, with translation MVSAGLQILGIALAVIGWIGDIIICALPMWKVTAFIGSNIVTAQIIWEGLWMSCVVQSTGQMQCKIYDSMLALPQDLQAARALVVISVLVALCGILLSVAGGKCTNCVEDEDAKAKVAIASGVVFIVAGLLCLIPVCWSANTIIRDFYNPMLTDAQRREGIAMGQLARQVVGLVLSIVGFLGVIIVCAIPMWRVTSYIGANIVTAQIIWDGLWMNCVMQSTGQMQCKIYDSLLVLPQDIQAARALIVIAIVVGAVGVGLAIMGGKCTSCMQDESTMAKVVILGGVFCIVAGVLCLIPVCWTASNIVLDFNNPLLITTQKRDIGAALYIGWASSGLLLLGGAILCTSCPPKEDVYRYAAKYSQYSYPGTVVPMGQYYR, from the exons ATGGTTTCCGCAGGTTTGCAGATTTTGGGCATTGCGCTGGCAGTGATCGGGTGGATTGGAGACATCATCATCTGCGCCCTCCCCATGTGGAAAGTGACGGCTTTCATCGGGAGCAACATCGTCACGGCTCAGATCATCTGGGAAGGTCTGTGGATGAGCTGCGTGGTCCAGAGCACCGGGCAGATGCAGTGCAAGATCTACGACTCCATGCTGGCTCTTCCCCAGGACCTGCAGGCGGCCCGCGCCCTGGTGGTCATCTCCGTCCTGGTGGCCCTCTGCGGCATCCTGCTGTCGGTCGCCGGGGGGAAGTGCACCAACTGCGTGGAGGATGAAGACGCTAAAGCCAAGGTGGCCATCGCCTCGGGGGTGGTGTTCATCGTGGCTGGGCTCCTGTGCCTGATCCCCGTGTGCTGGTCGGCCAACACCATCATCAGGGACTTCTACAACCCCATGCTGACTGACGCCCAGAGACGGGA AGGCATCGCTATGGGTCAGCTCGCCAGGCAGGTGGTGGGCCTCGTCCTGTCCATCGTTGGCTTCCTGGGGGTGATCATCGTCTGTGCCATCCCCATGTGGAGGGTGACCTCCTACATAGGTGCCAACATCGTGACGGCGCAGATCATCTGGGATGGCCTGTGGATGAACTGCGTGATGCAGAGCACGGGGCAGATGCAGTGCAAGATCTACGACTCCCTGCTGGTTCTTCCCCAGGACATCCAGGCGGCCCGGGCCCTAATTGTCATCGCCATCGTGGTGGGCGCTGTCGGCGTCGGGCTGGCCATCATGGGAGGCAAGTGCACCAGCTGCATGCAGGACGAGTCGACCATGGCCAAAGTGGTGATCCTGGGCGGCGTGTTTTGCATCGTGGCCGGAGTGCTGTGTCTGATCCCCGTGTGCTGGACGGCTAGCAACATCGTCCTGGATTTCAACAACCCCCTGCTCATCACTACACAGAAAAGAGATATTGGCGCTGCTTTGTACATTGGCTGGGCAAGCTCTGGGCTGCTGCTGCTCGGAGGTGCGATTCTTTGTACTTCCTGTCCTCCCAAAGAAGACGTATACCGTTACGCAGCCAAGTattcgcagtattcctacccaGGAACCGTAGTGCCCATGGGACAGTACTACCGCTAG